The Ailuropoda melanoleuca isolate Jingjing chromosome 4, ASM200744v2, whole genome shotgun sequence region GTGGGCCACAATGAGAAtccaaggaaagaaagcattGATATTTCCCCTAGAAAAGGGCACATGCAGTGAGCGATCTGTAGCCTAATTTTGTGCACAATTCATGATGTTTCTAAGGCACCTCACACTCAAGGTGGTTAGGGGATCCCTAAGGAGTTGGGTCCATCTCTAAACATATACTGAGACCCTGCTATGTAGCAGACACCAAATCTATAAATAATTCTTAACAGGTGTAATGAAGGGAAGAGTgtaataacaacagcaaaaacaatagTAGTAATGGTAGCCAACATTATTTGAGCACTTATGTGCCAAGCGTGCCATGGAACTCTTCCTGTGAACTTGTTCGTTTAATTTGAATAGCTACCTTGTGAATTTAGTACTTCTTTATCCtgattttatggatgagaaagaggaggctcagagaggtgaagtaacttgcccaaggtcacacagcattcAGACTGGGCTGCTTAGCTCCAAAGGCCATGGCATTATGCTGCTGCCAGTGGAGATGTGGAGAGAGTCTGagatgggtgggtgggaaggggatGAGGGGAGAGCTTTGGGGTAGACCAGTACATGCACCTTCCACTCTGCACAATGAGTCAGGAGCCCTACCTGGTTTCTGAGGATATGTTTGAGCATTCACCCTGCAGCCCTCTCCTAAAGCCACAAcgctctgtctcctctcccttccaGGAGCTGGAGAAGCTCGGGCTTGGTGACAGCGTGGACCTGCACGTGTATGAGATTCCAGTCGAGTATAAGACAGTCCAGAGGCTCATCCCTGCCCTGTGGGAGAAGCACAGCCCACAGGTGAGTGGGGCGAAGGCAGGTGCTCCCTCATCAGGACCTGCAGGTGGGCACCCCACGCGTGGATGATTTGTGTGGCTTTGTTCCTGTTTCAGTCACATGGCCGATGCCATGGTCTTGTCCCCCAAAAGAGTCATACTTTCCTGGGTTAGCCGTGGGTGTGAGGCAAGAGAGCAAACATCTGGGACCTCCTAGAGCCTAGCTCTGTCCCACTGGACAGTCAGTGTCAGTCGTGACATGTTTAGTTACATGTGACAGTCAGAACACGCCTTAACTCAGCTTAAGCACAAATGTTTGTGTGCTTCAGGTAAAGCTTGATCCAGGCACTCCCCCAGCATTATTCAGCTTTGCTTTGCACTTCGCTTTTGCTTTGGCAAAGATAGGTGGCAGCTGGCTGATACCCTCCCCACTCAGCCCCTCAGCCAAAAGAGAACAACTTTCCTTTTGATAATTCCCCAGAGTCCATGGCTGATTCTCACTGGCGCACTTGGGTCCCATGGCAGTCCCTGAGCCAAGCACTAGGGCTGGGggttgaaggaagaaagagatgctCTGATTTGTGAGGCCTGGATCACATGCCTACTCTGGTGGTCAGGGAGAGGCATCACCTCTCTCCAAACCTCCTGGAAGTCTCCTGGGGGCACTTGGGGGTTCCACAACGGGAAAATGAGAATGGGAGGGAACCGGCTATCACCAGATGAGGTGGAATGGAGGCCAGAGAAGCAGGAGCAACACTCTCCCACCAGAGAGATGAGTGGCCCCGCCAAGACTGTGGGCTCAGAGAGCTCCAGGGTGTCAGGAGTGAAAGCTGCCTGGGCAGTCCCCGGGGCTGGCGTCTCTGATGGGTGAGGTACGGGTCACCTGGGGGGGCCCCACCCAGCTTCCCACACTAGCCTGCCCTTGCGGATTTTCCAGGGCCGACCCGTGGAAACTTCCTTCCTCATGAGCCCTTCTGTTGAGTCTCAAGTGGCGTTCGTCCCTTTGTAGAGGGGGACCTGGAGGCTTAGTGAGATGGGACTGCAGGCTGTGTCAGTGGGCATTTTTGTCGGCTTTGTGTGTACCCTTTGGCCTTTTTCTACAAAAAATACCCTTAAAGCATGAacacgtttttaaaaatttccacacCATAGAGAATCACCCCCAGTTTGTTACCTGGCACCATGATTATGGCTGCCGTTCACACACATATCGCCATACACGCGTGTGCACGGGCACATGCGTGCCCACATGTGCGCTGTTGAAGCAGTCGGCATGGACGTggctcctgtggctgctgtaGCAGGCACTGTACACTTAGAACAGCAGAaatgggggtgcccgggtggctcagtcgttaagcgtctgctttcagctcaggtcatgatcccagcgtcctgggattgagccccgagtcaggctccctgctcagcgggaagccagcttctccctctccagctccccctgcttgtgttgcctctctcgctgtctctctctgccaaataaatagataaaatcttaaaaaaataaaaaaataaaagaacagcagaaatgtattcgCACATTCCTGGAGGCCGGAAATCCCCAATCCGGGTGTCAGCAGCGGCACTGCCTCCTTCTGGGGCAAGGGCATTGCTTGTCTCCTCCAGCTTGGGGGGNGGGGGGGGGTGGGCTCCATGCCTTGTGGCCGGGTCACTCCTGTggctgcctctgtggtcacatggACATCTCCTCCTGTCCCTGTCTTTCCTTCATGTGTCTCTTTTAAGGACACGTGTCATTGGatttgagccccccccccccagataatGCAGGAGGATCTCATCACACAATCCTTTACTTAATTTCGTCTGtaaaagaccctttttccaaataaagtctcAGTCACGGTTTCCAGGCAATGGGACAGGGacagggtttttttgggtttttttggttttttaaaatttatttatttgacagagagagagagagagagagagagagacagccagcgagagagggaacacaagcagggggagtgggagaggaagaagcaggctcccagcagaggagcctgatgtggggctcgatcccagaacgccaggatcacgccctgagctgaaggcagacgcttaatgactgagccacccaggcgcccctgtttgtctgttttttgggtATGACGGGAGTGTCACTGCTCAGCTCATTATACCACAGCTACTGCTTTGTTTTCACACTCACCAAAATTCAGTTTATGGAGTGCCAGATGTGGGACATCCAGTTAGTGAATGAACGAACTTCGTAACTCCAAAGAGTTCGATTCTCCAGCAGTGTGGCCCCCCCAGACGTTAGCATGCCATTTCGTAGGACCCTTTAAATGTTCCACTAGCCacgtttttaaaatgtcaaaatatatgggtgaaataaattttaataatagtttCAGTGTAACCCTGTGTATCTAAAATATCATCTccgggtacctgagtggctcagtcgggttaagcatttgccttcagctcaggtcatgatcccagggtcccgggatggagccccgtgtcaggctccctggtcagcaggggtctgcttctccctctcactctgcccctccccccgagttgtgcattctctctctctctctctctctctctctctctctctctctctctcgtgtgcgCGCactcacgctcactctctctcaaataaattaataaaatctttaaaaaaattatcatctcGACATGTAATCAACCTTGAAAAAGTTATTAATgagacattttacattcttatttttgcGCCCAGCCTCCAAAATCTGGGGTGTGTTCCGCACTGACTACAAATCTCAGATTGTaccagccacattttaagtgctcacaGCCAAGTGCCCCCATAGGCAACCCCGTCCCCCACACCGCTGCCCTACGGGACAGCATGCTTCTCAGcccatattttaaatgtttacatatgTAAATGTTTGCATGCGCACTGCCCTTTCTGTGTGTAAGCACATACACAAAGAATTAATAGTTGAAATTCAGCTGTATTCAGTGTGGTGCCCTgccttttataaatattttatcatgagCATTTTATTACCTATGTCATTAACAATTCTcccttatgttatttttttcattttttaaaagttaaattcaattagccaacttgtAGTACTCTTCGTTATTTTCATATATAGTGTTCGATAATTTATCTCCCTCACGTTGTTTTAACTGCTGGGCAATTTTTAGGAATGAGTGTAACTCTTTTCCTATTATTGAGCCTGCCAGCgttttcatgggttttttttttcctcatttttagaaaacacactGAAGTGACCATTGACAGATTATGACCTCTTTGATCGTAGTTTCGATTCCTGGAAGTTACACcttgtcttttgtcttttgcaTTTGGCAATATGTTTTGAAGATCCTTCCTTATAGAACtgcttttgaggggcgcctgggaggctcagtcggttaagcgtctgccttcagctcaggtcatgatcccagggccctagttgggctccttgctcagtggggagtctgcttctccctctccctctgcccctcccctccctgtctcaaataaataaataaaatcttaaaaagaaacaaaaagaactgcTTTTGGCACGATAACAGCTACGTAGTGGCTCCTGCTTTATTTAGCCAACCCCCTGCTAATGGCTAATGAGGTGGTTTCTGGTGTTTGCTTACGGTAACACAGCTGCAATGAGCATCCTTGTACGTTGCACATCCTGGCATGTTTCCTGGGCAGACCTTTCAGTGGGGTGACTGTATGGTCTATTCCAGCAGCAAGGGGCCAGAAACGATGTGACTCCAGGCAGAGCGCCGGGGAAGGATGCTGTCCTCTCCTTGGCCCGGGGTGGGGGACCCGCAGTCTCCTGGCCAAACCCAGTTAAGCCCTGCCCGTCTGTCTGCAGCTCGTGGTGCATGTGGGGGTGTCGGGCATGGCGACCACGGTCACGCTGGAGAAGTGCGGGCATAACAAGGGCTACAAGGGGCTGGACAACTGCCGCTTCTGCCCCGGCTCCCAGTGCTGCGTGGAGGACGGCCCGGAAAGCATTGACTCCATCATCGACATGGACGCTGTCTGTAAGAGGGTCACTACGCTGGGCCTGGACGTGTCCGTGACCATCTCACAAGATGCGGGCAGGTAGGGAACCTGGGGGTGGGTGTGAGCGGTGGCTTTCCCCGTCCGCCGGCCCCGGGCTAGCGTCGGGCAAGCCAAGTGTGTTGGCTTTGGCCTCTGGGGGCGGAGCACTCACCATTCATGAGGCCCGGAGCTAAGTATATGCTCGGAGCAGATCCCACTGATTCTGCTTCTAGAACTCATGATGTATGGATCTGTCCACTTGTCCCCACCCAGGCCCTGGCGTCTGCCACCTGGAcgctgcccagccccctccctggtgGTCCTCCTGCCACCTTTGCCCCGGCCTTGACAGTCCTCCCCCGTTAAGCCATTGGTTTCTGTGTTAGTTTTCTGTGGCTGTTTTAACAAAAACCA contains the following coding sequences:
- the PGPEP1 gene encoding pyroglutamyl-peptidase 1 isoform X2; the protein is MATTVTLEKCGHNKGYKGLDNCRFCPGSQCCVEDGPESIDSIIDMDAVCKRVTTLGLDVSVTISQDAGRYLCDFTYYTSLYQSHGRSAFVHVPPLGKPYNADQLGRALRAIIEEMLDVLEQSEGKINCRHKH
- the PGPEP1 gene encoding pyroglutamyl-peptidase 1 isoform X1, coding for MRPIYPARKYGSECSWCDPDELEKLGLGDSVDLHVYEIPVEYKTVQRLIPALWEKHSPQLVVHVGVSGMATTVTLEKCGHNKGYKGLDNCRFCPGSQCCVEDGPESIDSIIDMDAVCKRVTTLGLDVSVTISQDAGRYLCDFTYYTSLYQSHGRSAFVHVPPLGKPYNADQLGRALRAIIEEMLDVLEQSEGKINCRHKH